Proteins found in one Takifugu flavidus isolate HTHZ2018 chromosome 7, ASM371156v2, whole genome shotgun sequence genomic segment:
- the lhx4 gene encoding LIM/homeobox protein Lhx4: MMQSAAVLPTESPVKSLPEILGVPLQQIPQCAGCSQHILDKFILKVLDRHWHSKCLKCADCQTPLADKCFSRAGSVYCKEDFFKRFGTKCASCQQGIPPMQVVRKAQDFVYHLHCFACIMCSRQLATGDEFYLMEDGRLVCKVDYEAAKQNDDSEAGTKRPRTTITAKQLETLKSAYKNSPKPARHVREQLSSETGLDMRVVQVWFQNRRAKEKRLKKDAGRHRWTQFYKSVKRSRGGTKVEKESSADDAGLSDSELSFRDDQVLSDLGHTNGLYGSVGDVTSSTVLNGGFSVDASGQPYHDIRAGSPYGLPQSPSSITSLPGHTPLLNNLGFAMDSLVVPGGPGGVGQALRAMAGGPTSDLSTGSSTGYPDFPTSPASWLDEMDHSQF; this comes from the exons ATGATGCAAAGTGCGGCGGTCCTACCGACAGAGAGTCCTGTGAAGAGTTTACCGGAGATTCTCGGAGTGCCACTGCAGC AGATCCCTCAGTGTGCCGGCTGTAGCCAACACATCCTGGACAAGTTCATCCTGAAGGTCCTGGACAGACACTGGCACTCCAAGTGCCTCAAGTGCGCCGACTGTCAGACTCCGCTGGCGGACAAATGTTTCTCCCGGGCAGGAAGCGTCTACTGCAAGGAGGATTTTTTCAA GCGGTTCGGAACAAAATGCGCGTCGTGCCAACAGGGGATCCCTCCGATGCAGGTGGTGCGGAAAGCGCAGGACTTTGTCTACCACCTGCACTGCTTTGCCTGCATCATGTGCAGCCGGCAGCTGGCCACCGGGGACGAGTTTTACCTCATGGAGGACGGGAGGCTGGTGTGCAAGGTGGACTATGAGGCGGCCAAACAAAATG ACGATTCGGAGGCCGGGACCAAACGACCGAGGACCACCATCACCGCCAAGCAGCTAGAGACCCTCAAAAGTGCCTACAAAAACTCGCCAAAGCCGGCACGCCACGTCAGAGAGCAGCTGTCCTCCGAGACAGGGCTGGACATGAGGGTAGTGCAG GTGTGGTTCCAGAACAGACGAGCGAAGGAAAAGCGGCTAAAGAAAGACGCAGGCCGACATCGCTGGACCCAGTTTTATAAAAGCGTCAAACGTAGCCGAGGTGGAACGAAAGTGGAGAAGGAAAGCTCGGCGGACGATGCAGGCCTCAGCGACAGCGAGCTGAGCTTCAGAG ACGACCAGGTCCTGTCTGACCTCGGGCACACCAACGGGCTTTACGGGAGCGTGGGCGACGTGACCAGCAGCACGGTGCTGAACGGGGGCTTCTCCGTCGACGCCTCGGGGCAGCCTTACCACGACATTCGAGCGGGGAGCCCCTACGGTCTCCCTCAGTCGCCTTCCTCTATCACCTCCCTGCCGGGCCACACCCCGCTCCTCAACAACCTGGGCTTCGCCATGGACAGTCTGGTGGTGCCGGGCGGACCCGGTGGCGTGGGACAGGCGCTGAGGGCGATGGCGGGTGGCCCCACGTCAGATCTTTCCACAGGCAGCAGTACGGGATACCCCGACTTTCCCACCAGCCCCGCCTCATGGCTGGACGAGATGGACCATTCCCAGTTCTGA